A stretch of Carnobacterium iners DNA encodes these proteins:
- the fliY gene encoding flagellar motor switch phosphatase FliY: protein MSNEMLSQEEIDAMLNGPTETLTDTMNVIDKDQEDIIGEVGNITMSQAATTLSSILNHRVTITTPRVSCVKFEEIIKESTTPKVVTTIEFKAGLVGSNLLMMDVNDAIIIADLMMDGDGDATGKEFGELELSAVGEAMNQMIGSSSTAMATMLERTVDILPPDVEVWEDIDAVQYDKIAADTVVCKISFKMTVDDLIESEIMQIFTLDTVNDISTIMMGSNDAEVLDHKKPVAPIQQPIQEQKTKPTAQTEPNDRVAIQSPGFQELTDNNTSNNINNLDLIMDVPLHFSVMLGEKQKSIKDILSLGTGSVVELDKMTDEPLQIFVNNKLIAEGEVVVINESFGVRITNILSQEQRIKKLK, encoded by the coding sequence TTGATAAAGACCAAGAAGATATCATTGGCGAAGTTGGAAATATCACGATGTCCCAAGCAGCAACCACACTATCGTCTATTTTGAACCACCGAGTCACGATTACCACACCACGCGTCTCTTGTGTCAAGTTTGAAGAAATTATCAAAGAGAGTACAACGCCTAAAGTGGTGACAACAATCGAATTTAAAGCCGGTTTAGTCGGCAGTAACTTGTTAATGATGGATGTTAATGATGCAATTATTATTGCTGATTTAATGATGGATGGCGATGGTGATGCGACTGGAAAAGAGTTTGGTGAGTTAGAATTAAGTGCCGTTGGCGAAGCGATGAATCAAATGATTGGTTCATCTTCAACAGCGATGGCAACCATGTTAGAACGAACTGTCGATATTCTACCGCCAGACGTTGAAGTTTGGGAAGACATCGATGCGGTCCAATATGATAAAATCGCTGCGGATACGGTTGTCTGTAAGATTTCCTTCAAAATGACTGTCGATGATCTAATCGAAAGTGAAATCATGCAAATTTTCACATTAGATACCGTTAATGATATTTCGACCATCATGATGGGTAGCAACGACGCAGAAGTCTTAGACCATAAAAAGCCTGTTGCTCCAATTCAACAACCCATTCAAGAACAAAAAACAAAGCCAACAGCACAAACCGAACCAAACGATAGAGTAGCCATCCAATCACCTGGCTTCCAAGAATTAACCGATAACAACACATCAAATAATATCAATAACCTGGATCTAATCATGGATGTCCCATTGCACTTCAGTGTCATGCTAGGCGAAAAACAAAAATCAATCAAAGATATCCTATCACTAGGCACAGGCTCAGTCGTTGAACTAGATAAAATGACTGACGAACCCCTTCAAATATTTGTTAACAATAAACTAATCGCAGAAGGCGAAGTCGTCGTCATCAACGAAAGCTTCGGCGTCCGAATCACCAACATCCTAAGCCAAGAACAAAGAATCAAGAAACTAAAGTAA
- the flgM gene encoding flagellar biosynthesis anti-sigma factor FlgM, which produces MKIENGYNSYLNAVRQSKDNIPTKNLSSKTEQVKKENSVQVNISDTAKKMAQAKSAGSKDIDIEAIKKSVMDGTYSVSPEKIAQGMINAMNEQGK; this is translated from the coding sequence ATGAAAATTGAAAATGGCTATAATAGCTACTTAAACGCGGTTCGTCAAAGCAAAGACAATATACCAACAAAAAATCTATCATCTAAAACTGAGCAGGTAAAAAAAGAAAATTCTGTTCAGGTCAATATTTCAGATACAGCTAAAAAAATGGCTCAAGCAAAATCTGCCGGTTCAAAAGATATCGATATCGAAGCGATTAAAAAATCTGTCATGGATGGAACCTACAGCGTTTCACCTGAAAAAATCGCTCAAGGTATGATCAATGCTATGAATGAGCAAGGGAAGTAA
- a CDS encoding flagellar export chaperone FlgN: MKKPTQVIEILKKFKTVLLAEKKALIKNDSAKVIAVIAEKETFMEVLPTLDAKELNKEDLSGIVEEIKQLQETNLLLTKQALQYQGKMMEAITDSAKTSGSTYSKNGQYSAEKQSSIIDQSL; the protein is encoded by the coding sequence ATGAAAAAACCAACTCAAGTGATCGAAATACTAAAAAAATTCAAAACAGTCTTACTAGCAGAAAAAAAAGCCCTAATAAAAAATGATAGTGCTAAAGTTATCGCTGTAATAGCAGAAAAAGAAACCTTTATGGAAGTTCTTCCAACGCTTGATGCAAAAGAACTCAATAAAGAAGACTTGTCTGGGATTGTGGAAGAAATAAAACAATTACAAGAGACGAACTTATTGCTAACAAAGCAAGCTTTGCAGTATCAAGGAAAAATGATGGAAGCTATCACAGATAGCGCCAAGACATCAGGTTCAACCTACTCTAAGAACGGGCAATACAGTGCTGAAAAACAATCATCGATTATCGATCAATCCCTATAA
- the flgK gene encoding flagellar hook-associated protein FlgK: MSGLFGILNNSSKALNVQQSALQTTSHNVANANTEGYSRQKVNMVAENPYTVSGIGQLGTGVRISSVVRIVDPYVNNQLRNENSSLEMHKQKSDVLGQLEVVFNEPSETGLNKSISQVFSSWTHLASNPELAAAKTMVVQNSENFTDNLHHMSNQIEKLYDGTVKSIEKDVLDFNAKVGQLSSLNKQIFNVAVKGESPNDLLDQQDKILGELAGITGVEASYDKFNRISITVGGEQVLNGNSIKTLGTSSDSVGGLVVNQEGGEKTAIAIKTGSIKGSQEALVEIDNKKQDLNDLAFNFATAVNTIHSDNKEGIPFFDLDSTKDGNYASSITVNSVILNDVTKINAGKNIKEGEVVGGDGTRAQAIASLQNTLLGDPKTDIKYNKDTMSITNVVGGSTVSGAYNNTVTEMGIVKQQADNMAESQEGLVSLLKARRESISGVSINEEVADTMKYQTAFQANSRIISVVSEMLDTLINRTGV, from the coding sequence ATGTCAGGTTTATTTGGAATATTAAATAACTCATCAAAGGCTTTAAATGTTCAGCAATCGGCTCTGCAAACAACTAGTCATAACGTAGCTAATGCAAATACAGAAGGCTATTCAAGACAAAAAGTAAATATGGTAGCGGAGAATCCTTATACTGTTTCTGGCATCGGTCAATTAGGAACAGGGGTAAGAATTTCTTCTGTTGTTCGAATTGTCGACCCTTATGTTAATAATCAGTTGCGAAATGAAAACTCTTCTTTAGAGATGCACAAACAAAAATCGGATGTTCTCGGTCAGTTAGAAGTTGTTTTCAACGAACCTTCAGAGACTGGATTAAATAAAAGCATCAGTCAAGTCTTCTCTTCATGGACTCACTTAGCTTCTAACCCAGAATTAGCTGCTGCTAAGACAATGGTCGTTCAAAATTCAGAGAACTTTACAGACAACCTACACCATATGTCCAATCAAATAGAAAAATTGTACGATGGAACGGTTAAGAGTATTGAAAAAGACGTGTTAGATTTTAATGCTAAAGTAGGACAGTTAAGTTCGTTAAACAAGCAAATTTTTAATGTAGCAGTAAAAGGTGAATCACCAAACGATTTATTGGATCAACAAGATAAGATATTGGGTGAGTTAGCCGGAATTACTGGTGTAGAAGCTAGTTACGATAAATTTAACCGTATAAGCATCACTGTTGGTGGAGAACAAGTGTTAAATGGAAACTCTATAAAAACACTCGGAACATCTTCTGACTCTGTAGGTGGATTAGTCGTTAATCAAGAGGGTGGCGAGAAAACAGCTATTGCAATCAAAACCGGTAGTATCAAAGGCTCACAAGAAGCACTAGTAGAAATTGACAATAAAAAACAAGATTTAAACGATTTAGCATTCAATTTTGCGACTGCAGTAAATACGATACATAGCGACAACAAAGAAGGAATCCCATTCTTTGATCTGGACTCAACAAAAGATGGCAATTATGCTTCATCCATTACTGTAAATTCAGTAATCTTAAATGATGTGACTAAAATCAATGCTGGGAAAAATATTAAAGAAGGAGAAGTTGTCGGTGGTGATGGAACACGTGCTCAAGCGATAGCATCTTTACAAAACACATTACTAGGTGATCCAAAAACGGATATAAAGTACAATAAAGATACTATGTCTATTACTAATGTAGTTGGTGGCTCTACGGTATCAGGAGCCTACAATAATACCGTAACTGAAATGGGAATTGTGAAGCAACAAGCCGACAATATGGCTGAAAGCCAAGAAGGTTTAGTTAGTCTCTTGAAAGCTCGTCGTGAATCTATTTCGGGTGTATCTATTAACGAGGAAGTAGCCGATACAATGAAATACCAAACGGCATTTCAAGCTAATTCTCGTATCATTTCCGTCGTATCAGAAATGCTCGATACGTTAATCAATCGAACAGGGGTGTAA
- the flgL gene encoding flagellar hook-associated protein FlgL has protein sequence MRVTDSLMSQSFLRNLSTNTKKMLKYQEQLSTQKEVNKPSDDPLRISKILDLNNTIIQNDQYKTTISDAVQWTNVQDSALSSTTKSLQRIKTLIQSSANGTMTHSDRQANKAEIESEIHGVVDALNTNFGGRYVFAGMNTTEVPFEVKSVDGEITEIIYSGTKETDGNTNLSREIAPGVSIELNTDGNALMNEKGTKEKPNNLGSFFNDVLKALDSDDTEELSGLLDRADQQLENVVSNRSKTGAIFNRLEATSERNNSEKLNLKTMLSENQDIDLAEKYMEFTMEQTAYQASLSMGTKILQTNILNYL, from the coding sequence ATGCGTGTAACAGATTCTTTAATGTCACAAAGTTTTTTAAGAAACTTAAGTACCAACACGAAAAAAATGTTGAAGTATCAAGAACAGCTGTCAACGCAAAAAGAAGTGAACAAGCCTTCTGATGATCCACTACGCATTTCTAAAATTTTAGACTTAAACAATACGATTATCCAAAATGACCAATACAAAACAACGATTAGTGATGCTGTTCAGTGGACGAATGTCCAAGATTCAGCTTTAAGTAGTACAACAAAGTCTTTACAACGAATAAAAACATTGATTCAATCTTCTGCTAATGGCACAATGACTCACTCTGATCGTCAAGCCAATAAAGCTGAGATTGAGTCAGAAATTCATGGAGTAGTAGATGCATTAAATACAAACTTTGGTGGACGATATGTCTTTGCAGGAATGAATACAACAGAAGTTCCATTTGAAGTTAAATCTGTAGATGGTGAAATTACTGAAATTATTTATAGTGGAACAAAGGAAACTGATGGGAATACCAATTTATCTCGGGAAATTGCACCAGGAGTTTCAATAGAATTGAATACTGATGGAAATGCACTGATGAACGAAAAAGGTACAAAAGAAAAACCCAATAATTTAGGTTCCTTTTTTAATGATGTATTGAAAGCTTTGGATTCAGATGATACTGAAGAATTATCTGGATTATTAGATAGAGCCGATCAGCAACTTGAAAATGTTGTATCCAATCGTTCTAAAACCGGAGCAATTTTCAATCGGTTAGAAGCAACATCAGAGCGTAATAACAGCGAGAAGTTAAATCTTAAAACGATGTTATCTGAAAACCAAGATATTGATCTAGCTGAAAAATATATGGAGTTTACAATGGAACAAACAGCGTATCAAGCTTCTTTATCAATGGGTACAAAAATTTTACAAACGAATATCTTGAACTATCTATAA
- a CDS encoding flagellin, protein MRINTNTAAMNTYSNLTSANASKSNSLAKLSSGLRINKAGDDAAGLAISEKMKNQVSGMTQASRNAQDGISLIQTAEGALSETHSILNRMRDLTVQSSNDTNTIDDKKAIQSEINSLTSEIDRIASDTEFNTKGLMNGGEITSGSITDAKLDYTALTSAYATTGATGVTFTSGADTAPTLEKISKSDLNKTVDSYNLKNDISIDDTDGTVGGSGGVDLAELTKIYDAVAGNTTPTTAFADTSAAKTALAALTTTQKTDINEKYNTSKDISVSDIKEAKTTKFSFQIGANAGQKIDVEIANLSKKGLELTDLDVVNGDTDKILEKLDEAIGTVSSQRANLGAVQNRLDHTVSNLATTKENLSEANSRITDVDMAEEMMSFTKSNILSQASTSMLAQANQMPQSVLSLLQ, encoded by the coding sequence ATGAGAATTAATACAAATACAGCAGCAATGAATACTTATTCTAACCTTACATCAGCTAACGCTTCAAAAAGCAACTCATTAGCTAAATTATCATCAGGTCTACGCATCAATAAAGCAGGAGACGACGCAGCTGGTTTAGCTATTTCAGAAAAGATGAAAAATCAAGTTAGCGGAATGACTCAAGCTTCACGTAACGCACAAGATGGTATTTCTTTAATTCAAACAGCTGAAGGTGCTTTATCTGAAACACACAGTATCTTAAATCGTATGCGTGACTTAACGGTTCAATCATCTAATGACACAAACACCATAGATGATAAAAAAGCTATACAATCAGAAATCAATTCTCTAACTAGTGAAATCGACCGTATTGCTTCTGATACAGAGTTTAATACGAAAGGTTTAATGAATGGCGGAGAGATTACTAGTGGATCTATAACTGATGCAAAATTAGACTATACAGCTTTAACCTCGGCATACGCAACAACAGGCGCTACTGGAGTAACATTTACAAGTGGAGCAGATACAGCACCCACTCTTGAGAAAATAAGCAAGAGTGATTTAAATAAAACTGTAGATTCATATAATTTGAAAAATGATATTTCAATAGATGATACTGATGGAACTGTTGGTGGTTCAGGTGGAGTTGACCTTGCGGAATTAACTAAGATCTATGACGCAGTGGCAGGGAATACTACTCCAACCACAGCTTTTGCTGATACTAGTGCAGCAAAAACTGCATTAGCTGCATTAACTACTACTCAAAAAACTGATATTAATGAAAAATATAATACATCTAAAGATATATCAGTAAGTGACATCAAAGAAGCAAAAACAACAAAATTTTCTTTCCAAATTGGCGCAAATGCAGGTCAAAAAATTGATGTTGAAATTGCAAATTTAAGTAAAAAAGGTTTAGAATTGACTGATTTAGATGTAGTAAATGGAGATACAGATAAGATATTAGAAAAATTAGATGAAGCTATTGGTACTGTTTCTTCACAACGTGCTAACTTAGGTGCTGTTCAAAATCGTTTAGATCACACAGTATCTAACCTAGCAACAACAAAAGAAAACTTATCAGAAGCTAATTCACGCATTACTGACGTAGATATGGCTGAAGAAATGATGAGCTTTACGAAATCAAACATCCTTTCTCAAGCATCAACTTCAATGTTGGCTCAAGCAAACCAAATGCCTCAAAGTGTCCTTTCATTATTACAATAA
- a CDS encoding flagellar protein FlaG, whose amino-acid sequence MEKTEMDIVQAINTVLQTRPIGIESSTQSKFKEEKTQYQQEQSQEVVFSKEELQKKVDEINEYVLGFNAQFSFKVHEGTGRTFVRLIDMQTHDIIKEIPPEKMMDVVAGIWDLMGIVVDRKE is encoded by the coding sequence ATGGAGAAGACAGAGATGGATATTGTTCAAGCTATCAATACTGTGCTTCAAACACGTCCGATTGGGATTGAATCAAGTACTCAATCTAAATTCAAAGAAGAAAAAACTCAATATCAGCAAGAACAGTCACAAGAAGTGGTTTTTTCCAAAGAAGAATTGCAAAAAAAAGTAGATGAAATAAATGAGTATGTTCTAGGCTTCAATGCACAATTTTCATTTAAAGTGCACGAAGGAACAGGGAGAACATTTGTACGGTTGATTGACATGCAGACACACGATATTATCAAAGAAATTCCACCAGAAAAAATGATGGATGTTGTCGCTGGAATATGGGATTTAATGGGTATTGTAGTAGATAGAAAGGAATGA
- the fliD gene encoding flagellar filament capping protein FliD, translating to MANDLSFMGSYSGIDMNTVDSLIQAESGKLVKFTNKQASLTTEKNAWKDINTRLSSLYEKLGSLQEEKTFQSRNTTSSDATKLAISAKENALLGDYSVEVKKLATSTTITSGKIPAAENKSIKDALDLSGDFTISNDEDSKAEPAKVTFSIDIKAEDSLKDVASKINEQTKASGIQAKIVDRQIILTDTKMGDRTFTVGGDLTEKLGFNKDSVLIENRPDSTTGQKSEIIVDGITITKDTNTIEDAIDGVTLTLKELSETGKSMTVTVKEDTAKTEKAIQDVVDQYNSILSFVGEQLSVGDPSAEKNKTGALVGDSSLMRLETGLRSLMTANVNNGSTSVKNMKDLGISVDREGKATLDTKKLKEALATNPTAVKNLFFAAEKVETDVEGEPLMTAEKENGMAQKMRSLINSYISDKTGIITNKSSTFDNEIKDISKSITSFNERLEKKRANYIAMFTRLDTVMMEAESQMAYLNSQFNPPSK from the coding sequence ATGGCAAATGATTTAAGTTTTATGGGATCGTATTCAGGAATTGATATGAATACCGTTGACTCATTGATTCAAGCAGAGTCAGGTAAATTAGTGAAATTTACCAATAAACAAGCCAGTTTAACAACTGAGAAAAATGCATGGAAAGATATTAATACACGTTTAAGTAGTTTGTATGAAAAATTAGGAAGCTTACAAGAAGAAAAGACCTTTCAATCTAGAAACACGACAAGTTCTGATGCAACTAAACTAGCTATTTCCGCAAAAGAAAATGCTCTATTGGGTGATTATTCTGTTGAAGTAAAAAAATTAGCTACTTCTACTACAATAACTTCTGGAAAAATCCCGGCTGCAGAAAATAAATCGATTAAAGATGCACTAGATTTATCGGGAGACTTCACAATTAGCAATGATGAAGATAGTAAGGCTGAACCTGCAAAAGTAACATTTAGTATTGATATCAAAGCTGAAGATAGTTTGAAAGATGTTGCAAGTAAGATAAATGAGCAAACCAAAGCATCTGGCATTCAAGCCAAAATAGTCGATAGGCAAATTATTTTGACCGATACTAAAATGGGAGATCGTACATTTACCGTTGGGGGAGACCTTACTGAAAAATTAGGATTTAATAAAGATTCAGTACTTATAGAAAATAGACCGGATAGTACTACAGGTCAAAAGTCTGAAATAATTGTTGATGGAATAACGATTACTAAAGATACCAATACGATTGAAGATGCAATTGATGGCGTTACGCTAACGCTTAAAGAACTCAGTGAAACAGGTAAATCAATGACTGTAACAGTAAAAGAAGACACAGCGAAAACAGAGAAAGCAATCCAAGATGTAGTCGACCAATACAATTCTATTTTATCTTTTGTAGGAGAACAACTGAGTGTTGGTGATCCTTCGGCAGAAAAAAATAAAACCGGTGCTTTAGTCGGGGATAGTTCATTGATGCGTTTGGAAACCGGTCTTCGTTCTTTAATGACCGCCAATGTGAATAACGGCAGTACGTCTGTAAAAAATATGAAAGACCTAGGTATCTCGGTTGACCGAGAAGGAAAAGCTACGTTAGATACAAAAAAATTAAAAGAAGCGTTAGCAACAAATCCTACTGCTGTGAAAAACCTTTTCTTTGCAGCTGAAAAAGTAGAAACAGACGTTGAAGGTGAACCGTTAATGACTGCTGAAAAAGAAAACGGTATGGCGCAAAAAATGCGTTCATTGATTAATAGTTATATCTCTGATAAAACGGGTATTATTACAAATAAATCTAGTACTTTTGATAATGAGATTAAAGACATTAGTAAAAGTATTACAAGTTTTAATGAACGCTTAGAGAAAAAGCGCGCAAATTATATCGCGATGTTTACTCGCTTAGATACCGTTATGATGGAAGCCGAATCACAAATGGCTTATTTAAACAGCCAATTCAATCCACCAAGTAAATAA
- the fliS gene encoding flagellar export chaperone FliS, which yields MGYRNVPNVYKQNQILNATPKKLVIMLYEGAIKNLKLAELSAADKKIEATSNALIKAQEIIQELIVTLDFKNGGEVAENLNQLYDYFITELIKSNRSKDPESMKKIRESLEELRDTWLEI from the coding sequence ATGGGCTACAGAAACGTGCCAAATGTTTACAAACAAAACCAAATCTTAAACGCAACACCAAAAAAATTAGTCATCATGCTTTATGAAGGAGCCATCAAAAACTTGAAATTAGCTGAACTCTCAGCTGCTGATAAGAAAATTGAAGCAACCAGTAATGCCTTAATTAAAGCCCAAGAGATTATTCAAGAATTAATCGTGACGTTAGATTTTAAAAATGGTGGCGAAGTAGCGGAGAATTTAAACCAATTATATGATTATTTTATAACGGAGTTAATTAAATCCAATCGTTCTAAGGATCCAGAGAGCATGAAAAAAATTCGTGAGTCTTTAGAAGAGCTGCGCGATACGTGGCTAGAGATTTAA
- the flgB gene encoding flagellar basal body rod protein FlgB, translated as MSNSAYNLIKNALDATELRQQMISSNIANVNTPDYKVNKVDFENRLEKAYDGIGMTKTNVRHIGIGNPDEVTAVVTKRTNSIVKENGNNVDIDMEMTDEAATTIQYNALITQLNAKYSMIHSAITK; from the coding sequence ATGAGTAATTCTGCGTACAATTTAATTAAGAATGCCCTTGATGCTACAGAGTTAAGACAGCAAATGATTTCAAGTAATATTGCTAATGTTAATACGCCTGACTATAAAGTAAATAAGGTTGATTTTGAAAATAGATTAGAAAAAGCCTATGACGGAATCGGAATGACAAAAACGAATGTCCGACATATTGGAATTGGCAATCCGGATGAGGTTACGGCGGTTGTGACAAAACGAACAAATTCTATTGTGAAAGAAAACGGAAATAATGTAGACATTGATATGGAAATGACCGATGAAGCTGCAACAACGATTCAATATAACGCTCTTATCACGCAACTAAATGCCAAGTATTCTATGATTCATAGCGCCATCACAAAATGA
- the flgC gene encoding flagellar basal body rod protein FlgC, giving the protein MSIFNSLHINASGLGLERLKLDTISTNIANINTTRTEDGGAFIKKEVLFEESLKQVKSPFTGNMEKKSFGVKATEIAENEDGIVIEYNPTHPDADENGYLQLSNVNMADEMIEMITAQRSYDANVTAMNASKEMLKKALEIRTN; this is encoded by the coding sequence ATGTCGATTTTTAATTCCTTACATATTAACGCGAGCGGCTTAGGCTTGGAAAGATTGAAATTAGATACAATATCGACTAATATTGCTAACATTAACACTACGCGAACAGAAGATGGTGGGGCTTTCATAAAAAAAGAAGTGCTTTTCGAAGAAAGTTTAAAACAAGTTAAATCTCCTTTTACAGGAAATATGGAGAAAAAAAGTTTCGGAGTAAAAGCAACTGAAATAGCAGAAAATGAAGACGGAATCGTCATTGAATACAATCCGACTCATCCAGATGCCGATGAAAACGGCTATCTACAATTATCAAATGTCAATATGGCTGATGAGATGATTGAGATGATAACAGCTCAACGCAGCTATGATGCGAACGTTACAGCTATGAATGCGAGTAAAGAAATGTTAAAAAAAGCTTTAGAAATTAGAACAAATTAA
- the fliE gene encoding flagellar hook-basal body complex protein FliE yields the protein MNIEKLATSLLTGESKPVTQAMKAQEAPESGSFSGMVEQAMVNLNDKQLAADQAVQGLAAGDADNLHTVMIRTSEAQLTLDLALQMRNKCLEAYNEVKNMQF from the coding sequence GTGAATATAGAAAAATTAGCAACTAGTCTATTAACCGGCGAGAGTAAACCGGTTACACAAGCGATGAAAGCGCAAGAAGCACCAGAATCTGGCTCGTTTTCAGGGATGGTTGAACAAGCAATGGTAAATCTAAATGATAAACAATTGGCAGCCGATCAAGCTGTTCAAGGTCTTGCAGCAGGTGATGCTGACAATTTACATACGGTTATGATTCGTACATCAGAAGCTCAATTAACATTAGATCTAGCCTTACAAATGAGAAACAAATGCTTAGAAGCATATAACGAAGTTAAAAATATGCAATTTTAA